A window of the Lactuca sativa cultivar Salinas chromosome 5, Lsat_Salinas_v11, whole genome shotgun sequence genome harbors these coding sequences:
- the LOC111878303 gene encoding elongation of fatty acids protein 3-like codes for MEDLTSKLHYWLVDHPTITNFQWKPNQTWGASPLFLSITLLTYLLLTFTLQHAHLPTLNSTFLRLISALHNLILLILSLIMAVGCSLSTYSQMPNHRWIFCFPPNSTPPQGPVFFWAQIFYFSKLLEFIDTLLIILSGSNRRLSFLHVYHHTVVVVMCYVWLSTSQSLLPVALVTNASVHVLMYAYYLLCALGWRPWWKVLVTNCQIVQFVFSFMVSGLMLYYHYTGSGCSGFYGWCFNAVFNASLLALFINFHFKNYAKRKKPHDDTKTKSL; via the coding sequence ATGGAAGACCTCACCTCCAAACTCCATTACTGGCTAGTCGACCATCCAACCATCACCAACTTCCAGTGGAAACCCAACCAAACATGGGGCGCCTCCCCTCTCTTCCTCTCCATAACCCTCCTCACCTACCTCCTCCTCACTTTCACCCTCCAACATGCCCATCTCCCCACCCTCAATTCCACCTTCCTCCGCCTCATCTCCGCCCTCCACAACCTCATCCTCCTCATCCTCTCCCTCATTATGGCCGTCGGATGTTCCCTCTCTACCTACTCCCAGATGCCCAACCACCGGTGGATCTTCTGCTTCCCACCCAATTCAACCCCTCCACAAGGCCCTGTCTTCTTCTGGGCTCAGATCTTCTACTTCTCCAAACTTCTTGAATTCATCGACACGCTCCTCATCATTCTCAGCGGCAGCAACCGACGGCTTTCCTTCCTCCACGTCTACCACCACACGGTGGTCGTCGTAATGTGCTATGTATGGCTCTCCACATCGCAGTCGCTGCTCCCGGTGGCGCTTGTAACCAACGCATCCGTCCACGTGCTAATGTACGCATACTACCTGCTGTGTGCACTTGGGTGGCGTCCATGGTGGAAGGTTTTGGTCACCAACTGTCAGATCGTCCAATTCGTCTTCAGCTTCATGGTATCCGGTCTGATGCTGTATTACCATTATACCGGGTCGGGTTGCTCCGGATTCTATGGCTGGTGCTTCAATGCCGTTTTCAACGCCTCCCTGTTAGCCCTTTTCATCAACTTCCATTTCAAGAATTACGCCAAGAGGAAGAAACCCCACGACGACACTAAAACCAAAAGCCTCTGA
- the LOC111878302 gene encoding uncharacterized protein LOC111878302 isoform X1, giving the protein MHSKFLNAPPSFPLTPQHAHQAFPKFISCVKNSSSSSSSSSSSSENKNGFKILGKSLADYKTRLNDLHGNLMQDHINIWVSKTTNFLNELTSPQDKNPPIDNSYETDDVEEVFMTEHTIDSRTPSGDLSIVAIISIEQFSRMNGLTGKKMQTTFKELVRESVSSNARNLVEYCCFKFLCRDTSEIHPSLKEAAFQRLIFATMLAWEHPYRNSKDDKVPFQRKLVGEEAFVRIAPSVCGVADWPTAHNLFKALSGAQKGISFRVWSTYVNELLKVYERRKSYLLEEIPDIGDERILCLGSGSKRPVLKWENNMAWPGKLTLTDKALYFEEIGLRGKRDAIRMDLTCHGCRVEKAKVGPFGSNLFDSAVSITSGSKSKSWILEFVDFGGEMRRDVWHAFIKEVISVHQFVQDFGPKEKDQALHNVYGAKKGKTRATDYAINGIARLQALQIIKKLLDEPTKLVQFSYLQNAPYGEIVLQTLAVNLWGGQLTTRLTDSNKPGQGMMSPGEVSEVYSNHVYDIDGSVYLRRWMKHPSWNSSVSIAFWKNASVKQAIVLSKSHVVDDRNLVEKAMITCRDKYQVVESTQATIDAAMIEGIPSNIDLFKELLLPLTMAAKSFEKLRRWEEPYLTASFLAFSYTLIFRNLLCYVFPTSLMVLASCMLVVKGLKEQGRLGRYFGKVTICDQPPSNTIEKIIAVKEAMSDVEKFMQTLNVSLLKIRTILLAGQPKITTEVAVVLFFGSATLLIIPFKYILAFFTFDLFTRELEFRKETVRRFNRLLKERWDTVPATPVSVLPFMSKNAAADHAMDDEKKERNNLLSSEKSRKKQ; this is encoded by the exons ATGCATTCGAAATTCCTAAACGCTCCTCCATCCTTTCCATTAACCCCACAGCACGCCCATCAAGCTTTCCCGAAATTTATTTCATGTGTCAagaactcatcatcatcttcttcttcttcgtcgtcGTCGTCAGAGAACAAAAATGGGTTCAAGATTCTGGGTAAATCTTTGGCTGATTATAAGACGAGGCTAAACGACTTACATGGCA ATTTGATGCAAGACCATATAAACATCTGGGTATCAAAGACGACGAACTTTCTGAATGAATTGACTTCTCCACAAGATAAAAACCCCCCAATCGATAATTCGTACGAGACTGATGACGTGGAGGAAGTCTTCATGACAGAGCACACTATTGACAGCAGAACACCATCGGGAGATCTTTCTATAGTTGCTATTATTTCCATTGAACAATTTAGCAG GATGAACGGATTAACTGGGAAGAAAATGCAGACGACATTTAAAGAGCTTGTGCGTGAAAGTGTGTCTAGTAATGCTCGTAATTTGGTGGAGTATTGCTGCTTTAAGTTCTTGTGTAGAGATACTTCAGAAATTCATCCTTCCCTTAAG GAGGCAGCTTTTCAAAGACTGATATTTGCAACCATGCTCGCATGGGAGCATCCTTACAGAAACAGCAAAGACGATAAAGTTCCATTTCAG AGGAAGCTTGTAGGAGAAGAGGCGTTTGTTCGCATTGCTCCTTCTGTTTGTGGGGTAGCTGATTGGCCAACTGCACATAACCTTTTCAAGGCTCTTTCTGGTGCTCAAAAAGGCATCTCATTTCGTGTGTGGTCAACATATGTCAATGAACTTCTCAA AGTGTATGAAAGAAGGAAATCATATCTTTTAGAGGAGATTCCTGATATTGGTGATGAGAGAATTTTATGCCTTGGTTCTGGAAGTAAAAGACCTGTTCTTAAATGGGAGAATAACATGGCATGGCCTGGAAAATTAACTCTCACTGATAAAGCACTTTACTTTGAA GAAATTGGTTTGAGGGGTAAACGTGATGCCATTAGAATGGATCTTACATGTCATGGTTGTAGGGTAGAGAAAGCTAAGGTGGGCCCATTTGGGTCTAATCTTTTTGATTCAGCTGTCTCCATTACTTCTGGCTCAAA GTCCAAATCATGGATACTTGAATTTGTTGATTTTGGAGGTGAAATGAGGCGAGATGTATGGCATGCATTCATAAAAGAAGTCATATCTGTACACCAATTCGTACAAGATTTTGGACCCAAAGAAAAAGATCAAGCGCTACACAATGTATATGGTGCTAAAAAGGGTAAGACAAGGGCAACAGATTATGCCATTAATGGCATTGCAAGACTTCAAGCTCTTCAAATCATTAAAAAACTCTTGGATGAGCCTACTAAACTTGTTCAGTTCTCATATTTACAAAACGCACCCTATGGTGAAATTGTCCTACAAACTTTAGCAGTAAACTTGTGGGGTGGACAATTGACCACAAGATTAACAGACTCTAATAAACCAGGTCAAGGGATGATGTCACCTGGTGAGGTGTCAGAAGTTTATAGTAATCATGTTTATGATATTGATGGAAGTGTGTATTTAAGGAGGTGGATGAAGCATCCATCATGGAATTCTAGTGTTAGTATTGCTTTTTGGAAGAATGCTTCTGTGAAACAAGCAATTGTGTTGAGTAAAAGTCATGTTGTTGATGATAGAAATTTGGTAGAAAAGGCGATGATTACATGTAGGGATAAATATCAAGTGGTTGAAAGCACACAAGCCACCATTGATGCTGCTATGATTGAAGGGATTCCTAGTAATATCGATCTTTTCAAG GAGCTTTTGCTACCTTTGACTATGGCTGCTAAGAGCTTTGAGAAACTTAGAAGATGGGAAGAACCATATTTGACTGCATCTTTTCTTGCATTTTCATATACACTCATTTTCAG aaatttgttatgttatgtgttcccAACATCATTAATGGTGTTAGCAAGTTGCATGTTAGTAGTAAAGGGGTTAAAGGAACAAGGACGCCTTGGAAGATATTTTGGGAAAGTTACTATATGTGATCAACCACCATCTAATACGATTGAGAAGATTATAGCTGTGAAAGAAGCCATGAGTGATGTAGAAAaattcatgcaaaccctaaatgtttCACTTCTTAAAATCCGTACAATTCTTCTTGCAGGACAACCAAAG ATAACAACAGAAGTTGCTGTGGTTCTGTTTTTTGGGTCTGCTACTCTACTCATCATACCTTTCAAGTATATTCTTGCGTTTTTTACATTTGATCTCTTCACAAGAGAACTTGAATTCAGGAAAGAAACAGTTAGGAGGTTCAATAGGTTGTTGAAAGAACGTTGGGACACTGTGCCTGCTACCCCTGTATCTGTATTGCCATTTATGTCCAAAAATGCTGCTGCTGATCATGCCATGGATGATGAAAAGAAGGAAAGAAACAATTTGCTGAGTTCAGAAAAATCTCGGAAAAAACAATAA
- the LOC111878302 gene encoding uncharacterized protein LOC111878302 isoform X2, translating to MFYFVTDLMQDHINIWVSKTTNFLNELTSPQDKNPPIDNSYETDDVEEVFMTEHTIDSRTPSGDLSIVAIISIEQFSRMNGLTGKKMQTTFKELVRESVSSNARNLVEYCCFKFLCRDTSEIHPSLKEAAFQRLIFATMLAWEHPYRNSKDDKVPFQRKLVGEEAFVRIAPSVCGVADWPTAHNLFKALSGAQKGISFRVWSTYVNELLKVYERRKSYLLEEIPDIGDERILCLGSGSKRPVLKWENNMAWPGKLTLTDKALYFEEIGLRGKRDAIRMDLTCHGCRVEKAKVGPFGSNLFDSAVSITSGSKSKSWILEFVDFGGEMRRDVWHAFIKEVISVHQFVQDFGPKEKDQALHNVYGAKKGKTRATDYAINGIARLQALQIIKKLLDEPTKLVQFSYLQNAPYGEIVLQTLAVNLWGGQLTTRLTDSNKPGQGMMSPGEVSEVYSNHVYDIDGSVYLRRWMKHPSWNSSVSIAFWKNASVKQAIVLSKSHVVDDRNLVEKAMITCRDKYQVVESTQATIDAAMIEGIPSNIDLFKELLLPLTMAAKSFEKLRRWEEPYLTASFLAFSYTLIFRNLLCYVFPTSLMVLASCMLVVKGLKEQGRLGRYFGKVTICDQPPSNTIEKIIAVKEAMSDVEKFMQTLNVSLLKIRTILLAGQPKITTEVAVVLFFGSATLLIIPFKYILAFFTFDLFTRELEFRKETVRRFNRLLKERWDTVPATPVSVLPFMSKNAAADHAMDDEKKERNNLLSSEKSRKKQ from the exons ATGTTTTATTTTGTGACAGATTTGATGCAAGACCATATAAACATCTGGGTATCAAAGACGACGAACTTTCTGAATGAATTGACTTCTCCACAAGATAAAAACCCCCCAATCGATAATTCGTACGAGACTGATGACGTGGAGGAAGTCTTCATGACAGAGCACACTATTGACAGCAGAACACCATCGGGAGATCTTTCTATAGTTGCTATTATTTCCATTGAACAATTTAGCAG GATGAACGGATTAACTGGGAAGAAAATGCAGACGACATTTAAAGAGCTTGTGCGTGAAAGTGTGTCTAGTAATGCTCGTAATTTGGTGGAGTATTGCTGCTTTAAGTTCTTGTGTAGAGATACTTCAGAAATTCATCCTTCCCTTAAG GAGGCAGCTTTTCAAAGACTGATATTTGCAACCATGCTCGCATGGGAGCATCCTTACAGAAACAGCAAAGACGATAAAGTTCCATTTCAG AGGAAGCTTGTAGGAGAAGAGGCGTTTGTTCGCATTGCTCCTTCTGTTTGTGGGGTAGCTGATTGGCCAACTGCACATAACCTTTTCAAGGCTCTTTCTGGTGCTCAAAAAGGCATCTCATTTCGTGTGTGGTCAACATATGTCAATGAACTTCTCAA AGTGTATGAAAGAAGGAAATCATATCTTTTAGAGGAGATTCCTGATATTGGTGATGAGAGAATTTTATGCCTTGGTTCTGGAAGTAAAAGACCTGTTCTTAAATGGGAGAATAACATGGCATGGCCTGGAAAATTAACTCTCACTGATAAAGCACTTTACTTTGAA GAAATTGGTTTGAGGGGTAAACGTGATGCCATTAGAATGGATCTTACATGTCATGGTTGTAGGGTAGAGAAAGCTAAGGTGGGCCCATTTGGGTCTAATCTTTTTGATTCAGCTGTCTCCATTACTTCTGGCTCAAA GTCCAAATCATGGATACTTGAATTTGTTGATTTTGGAGGTGAAATGAGGCGAGATGTATGGCATGCATTCATAAAAGAAGTCATATCTGTACACCAATTCGTACAAGATTTTGGACCCAAAGAAAAAGATCAAGCGCTACACAATGTATATGGTGCTAAAAAGGGTAAGACAAGGGCAACAGATTATGCCATTAATGGCATTGCAAGACTTCAAGCTCTTCAAATCATTAAAAAACTCTTGGATGAGCCTACTAAACTTGTTCAGTTCTCATATTTACAAAACGCACCCTATGGTGAAATTGTCCTACAAACTTTAGCAGTAAACTTGTGGGGTGGACAATTGACCACAAGATTAACAGACTCTAATAAACCAGGTCAAGGGATGATGTCACCTGGTGAGGTGTCAGAAGTTTATAGTAATCATGTTTATGATATTGATGGAAGTGTGTATTTAAGGAGGTGGATGAAGCATCCATCATGGAATTCTAGTGTTAGTATTGCTTTTTGGAAGAATGCTTCTGTGAAACAAGCAATTGTGTTGAGTAAAAGTCATGTTGTTGATGATAGAAATTTGGTAGAAAAGGCGATGATTACATGTAGGGATAAATATCAAGTGGTTGAAAGCACACAAGCCACCATTGATGCTGCTATGATTGAAGGGATTCCTAGTAATATCGATCTTTTCAAG GAGCTTTTGCTACCTTTGACTATGGCTGCTAAGAGCTTTGAGAAACTTAGAAGATGGGAAGAACCATATTTGACTGCATCTTTTCTTGCATTTTCATATACACTCATTTTCAG aaatttgttatgttatgtgttcccAACATCATTAATGGTGTTAGCAAGTTGCATGTTAGTAGTAAAGGGGTTAAAGGAACAAGGACGCCTTGGAAGATATTTTGGGAAAGTTACTATATGTGATCAACCACCATCTAATACGATTGAGAAGATTATAGCTGTGAAAGAAGCCATGAGTGATGTAGAAAaattcatgcaaaccctaaatgtttCACTTCTTAAAATCCGTACAATTCTTCTTGCAGGACAACCAAAG ATAACAACAGAAGTTGCTGTGGTTCTGTTTTTTGGGTCTGCTACTCTACTCATCATACCTTTCAAGTATATTCTTGCGTTTTTTACATTTGATCTCTTCACAAGAGAACTTGAATTCAGGAAAGAAACAGTTAGGAGGTTCAATAGGTTGTTGAAAGAACGTTGGGACACTGTGCCTGCTACCCCTGTATCTGTATTGCCATTTATGTCCAAAAATGCTGCTGCTGATCATGCCATGGATGATGAAAAGAAGGAAAGAAACAATTTGCTGAGTTCAGAAAAATCTCGGAAAAAACAATAA
- the LOC111878297 gene encoding uncharacterized protein LOC111878297, translating to MTDEKIRQKENSDENQKKIKEKNVQNDIRTSPITFPFPPRQSKLKADDIQFKKFLEIFSQLHINIPFVEDLKKMPTYAKFMKYVLTRKTVFEEFETVAMTKSSFCLPWRIGILNVISLCELRASINLMFLSFFQQLKVGEVRPTTIYCLSRRKTILATTGTLIYVKKGEVTLRVNDEKITFNMFKALKQPFDMEECSFVRVTDNLVNEKVVQLSKVTHEFEEIE from the exons ATGACCGATGAAaaaattaggcagaaagagaATAGTGATGAAAATCAAAAGAAAATTAAAGAGAAGAATGTTCAGAATGACATAAGAACATCACCAATAACATTTCCTTTTCCACCAAGGCAAAGTAAGTTGAAGGCCGATGATATACAATTCAAGAAGTTTCTTGAGATATTTTCTCAATTACACATCAACATTCCTTTTGTCGAAGACTTGAAGAAAATGCCCACATACGCTAAGTTCATGAAATATGTTCTCACAAGGAAAACAGTCTTTGAAGAGTTTGAAACGGTCGCCATGACGAAAA GTAGTTTCTGCCTACCATGGAGAATTGGAATTTTAAACGTGATAAGTTTGTGTGAATTAAGAGCAAGCATCAATTTGATGTTTTTGTCATTCTTTCAACAATTAAAAGTTGGAGAAGTTAGACCGACCACAATTTACTGTCTATCCAGAAG GAAAACCATTTTGGCCACTACCGGAACATTGATCTATGTGAAAAAGGGAGAAGTCACGTTGAGAGTGAATGATGAGAAAATAACTTTCAATATGTTTAAAGCTCTCAAACAACCATTTGATATGGAAGAATGCTCATTTGTCCGAGTCACAGATAACTTGGTAAATGAAAAAGTGGTGCAATTGAGTAAAGTGACTCATGAATTTGAGGAAATAGAATAA
- the LOC128125984 gene encoding uncharacterized protein LOC128125984, whose translation MLVEKVEAYRAFMEHVKALQVNVPFVETMLKTPKYFNLLKGLFAARKDLAEVVEIILSELPKKKGDPGSIIIPCQFGNTFVTQALTDSGASINLMPFSFFKKLNLPEPRPVNMKIHLADKTTIHPRGVCEDLLIKVDKFIFPVDFAVLDMEEDPEIPIILGRSFLNTACALIDVSESTLTLRVGDESAIFRVVPEAKQEEEGKEEISFIVLDDEILQKELALLQ comes from the coding sequence ATGCTTGTGGAAAAAGTTGAAGCTTATAGAGCCTTTATGGAGCATGTTAAAGCCTTACAAGTCAATGTGCCATTTGTAGAAACGAtgctcaaaacacccaagtacttcAACTTACTAAAAGGCCTctttgctgctaggaaagatttGGCTGAAGTCGTGGAGATAATATTGAGTGAGCTACCCAAAAAGAAGGGCGATCCGGGGAGTATCATAATTCCGTGCCAATTTGGAAATACATTTGTCACTCAAGCGTTGACCGACTCGGGTGCAAGCATCAATCTGATGCCTTTCTCTTTCTTTAAGAAGCTGAATTTACCGGAGCCAAGGCCGGTaaacatgaagatccatttggcagaCAAGACGACAATTCACCCACGaggcgtttgtgaggatcttCTTATTAAAGTCGACAAGTTCATATTTCCAGTAGACTTTGCGGTgcttgatatggaagaagaccccgaaattccgATTATTTTGGGGAGGTCATTTTTAAACACCGCATGTGCTTTAATCGATGTAAGTGAGTCTACACTAACGTTAAGGGTAGGTGACGAGTCCGCAATATTTAGAGTTGTACCAgaagccaagcaagaagaagaaggaaaagaagaaatctcatttatcGTTTTAGATGATGAGATActacaaaaagaacttgcacttttgcaataa
- the LOC111878304 gene encoding uncharacterized protein LOC111878304, giving the protein MNFVGISNLRFITVTTLYLFLALVLLAIDSTDASIHVYDRDPFREVGNAYLVSGGSEGLAASRITTPLPRHIPSPNANDGRSYIGFQNITFHRTKEASSNHSRTARRTGLVQVIIFEAADRDNIGGSAYGGQRSICCTSDLSKIEGCKQGEVIRVPSKRDPNWPVTVNVYFRGQSTTAQLKTTEAYITKTGMYNLFFISCDPTLKGMTLTGQTSWKNPDGYLPGRMAPLKKFYVIMAIAYLLLCVAWFSQYVRFWDDVLQLQHWISVIVGVGLFEMTLWYFDYAYFNNTGTRPVVITTWVVTVGALRRSVSRLLMLCVSMGYGVVRPTLGGLTTKVMLLGVTYFLSTELLNITEYVGAISDKAGRARVILVLPNALLDAFLIMWIFTSLSKTLTQLQAKRSSVKLDTYRKFSNALVITVVLSVVWIGYEVYFKATDPFNERWQSGWIITAFWDILAFALLCVICYLWAPSLSSQRYAYSEEKGEDSDGEESEALYSGTPKGDISLVNQERREKNGQNVVEFDLEEDHDAEEGKRE; this is encoded by the exons ATGAATTTCGTAGGCATTTCAAATCTCCGGTTCATCACCGTCACAACGCTATATTTGTTCCTAGCATTAGTATTATTGGCGATTGACTCCACCGACGCCTCAATCCACGTGTACGATCGAGATCCATTCCGAGAAGTCGGCAATGCTTATCTTGTCTCCGGGGGTAGCGAAGGTCTAGCCGCATCTCGCATCACAACTCCGCTCCCGCGTCATATACCCTCGCCCAATGCCAATGACGGTCGTTCCTATATCGG ATTTCAAAACATCACATTTCATAGGACTAAAGAAGCTTCATCCAATCATTCAAGAACAGCACGTCGCACGGGATTAGTACAAGTTATAATCTTTGAGGCTGCAGACCGTGATAACATTGGTGGGTCTGCATACGGAGGACAAAGATCCATTTGTTGCACCTCTGATCTATCTAAAATTGAAGGCTGCAAACAAGGAGAAGTCATTAGAGTCCCATCTAAAAGAGACCCAAACTGGCCTGTAACTGTCAATGTCTACTTTCGTGGACAATCCACAACTGCACAACTAAAAACCACAGAAGCTTACATCACAAAAACCGGAATGTACAACTTATTCTTCATATCATGTGACCCAACTCTCAAAGGAATGACATTAACTGGTCAAACCTCATGGAAGAACCCTGATGGATACTTACCTGGAAGAATGGCTCCTTTGAAGAAATTCTATGTGATCATGGCTATTGCTTATCTTCTTCTTTGTGTAGCCTGGTTTTCTCAATATGTGAGGTTTTGGGATGATGTGTTGCAACTTCAACATTGGATTAGTGTGATTGTTGGTGTTGGGTTGTTTGAAATGACACTTTGGTACTTTGATTATGCGTATTTTAATAACACTGGAACAAGGCCGGTTGTGATTACAACATGGGTTGTGACTGTTGGAGCTTTAAGGAGAAGTGTTTCAAGGTTGCTTATGTTGTGTGTTTCTATGGGGTATGGTGTTGTGAGGCCTACACTTGGTGGGCTTACTACAAAAGTCATGCTTCTTGGGGTGACATACTTTTTGTCAACTGAGTTGTTGAATATTACTGAGTATGTGGGAGCTATAAGTGATAAAGCTGGAAGAGCTAGGGTTATTCTTGTCCTTCCTAATGCACTTTTGGATGCCTTTTTGATCATGTGGATTTTCACTTCTCTTTCAAAGACACTTACACAGCTACAG GCAAAAAGGAGTTCTGTTAAGTTGGATACATATAGGAAGTTCTCAAATGCATTAGTAATTACAGTTGTTCTTTCAGTTGTTTGGATCGGATATGAG GTTTACTTCAAAGCAACGGATCCTTTCAATGAGAGATGGCAGAGTGGGTGGATTATCACTGCATTTTGGGACATTCTTGCATTTGCATTGCTTTGTGTTATCTGCTATCTGTGGGCCCCATCGCTGAGTTCTCAAAG ATATGCATATTCAGAAGAAAAAGGTGAGGATTCTGATGGAGAAGAAAGTGAAGCACTTTACAGTGGAACACCTAAAGGTGACATCAGCTTAGTCAACCAGGAAAGACGAGAAAAGAATGGTCAAAATGTGGTTGAGTTTGATTTAGAAGAGGATCATGATGCAGAAGAAGGCAAGAGAGAATGA